A stretch of DNA from Promicromonospora sukumoe:
ACCACGAGGGCGACCGCGAGGGCCCGGAGGGCCTGGACCTCCGGCAGGAAGCGGCGGCGCTGGTCCTCGTGCCCCTTCATGTGCGCCGGTGGTGCCGGCGCGTCAGCCGTACCGACCGTGGTCGAAGCGTGCATGGAAAAGCCTTTCACCACGGACATCGCATAGGGCTGCGCAGACGGAGCCAGCGGAGTTTACAGGGACCCGGCGACCGCGGATGCTGTCGCGCTCGAGTCAGAAGTCACGCACCAGGGCGATCCCGCTCACGCGGACTTCTCCCGATCCGATGGTCTCCAGTGCAACACCCCCACTGCGACGACTCGCCAGGTGAACTGTGAAAACCGTGTGGTCGCTCGACGCTCCGGAGAGGTCGATGACGCCGACGCTGGAACCCGCATGGATCACCCGTACTCGACCGTAGCCCGGGCCGGTGGGTGCCACCACTCGCACCTGTGACGCCTGCCGGACGCCGCCGACCTTGATCCGGGCCCCGTCCCGCGCCGTCCGGTAGGCGTATCCCGCGTGATAGCCCGCGTCGGTGACCTTGCGCCAGCCGGAGCCGATCTCCCACTGCGCGGGGGTCGTCTCCCGCGACGTGCGCACCAGGGTGCGCATCTCGCCCCGGTGGTGGTTGCCGTCGAGCGCCCGCACGGCGTACCAGGCGGACCGGCCCGGCTCCGTCTCCAGCACGGCCGACGTGCCGGTGACGGTGCGCACTGCGTACCAGTAGGGCTTGGTCGGCATGTCCGACGAGTAGCGCGCCGTCCGGGCGAGGATCTGGTACCTGTTCGCGCCGGGTACCCGGTCCCAGCTGTAGCGCTGCTTCGCGCTCCACTGGACGGGGGCCTGGAGCCGCGTGGGCGCGTGCACCACCGGCGCGCGCCGCATCGTGGGCTTTCCGTACCGGGCCACCGCGGAGTCGACCCGTGTGTCGACGGCACGCCGGATGTCGTCCAGCCGCTGGTTCAGATACGTACCAGGGCAGGCGGTGTTGTTGGTGAGCCGGTGCCCGAGGATGCGCGGCACCCGGACCTGCTGCCCGGGCGACGTCCGCGACGTGTCGCCCGCGACACCGCGGTCGGTCAGCGTCGCGGTGCCCCACGGGTTGACGCGGTACTGGTACGCCTTCCACGCGAGGACCCGGGTGATCCCCGTGATCAGGGCCGACGACGGCCGAGCGGTGTCGTAGCTCCCCATCGCCGAGACGCCGATGGTGCCGGTGTTGAAGCCGCCGGCCTGCGCCCCGACGGGGTTGTCGTACACGGCCCCCGTGCGGCCCTGGAAGACGGTGCCGAACCGGTCGACCAGGAACTGGTAGCCGATGTCCGGCCAGTCGCGGGAGCGAGTGTGGTACGCGTAGATGCCCCG
This window harbors:
- a CDS encoding N-acetylmuramoyl-L-alanine amidase codes for the protein MRSTVRYVTTPALVLVLTTAGVIATVTSLPTPQAVAVPPELDQVKLTGIDPAARRDPSALAETAGHAETAGHAEADQADEADQARPGGTTSTDGAEEAGDADTGDDHTAPGRLAALSPRTETLTFLVAGATWDAGTAEQVREVALRVREDGAWGAWQDVGFDDADEAGGRAGTEPFVSTGADAVQARVRTASGRPPSGLRVDVVDPGRAAADATAGVAPGPAATADAATGYEIRPATVSRSAWGADESLSSPWPEVSGDLEAMYVHHTAGTNSYGRGQSAAIVRGIYAYHTRSRDWPDIGYQFLVDRFGTVFQGRTGAVYDNPVGAQAGGFNTGTIGVSAMGSYDTARPSSALITGITRVLAWKAYQYRVNPWGTATLTDRGVAGDTSRTSPGQQVRVPRILGHRLTNNTACPGTYLNQRLDDIRRAVDTRVDSAVARYGKPTMRRAPVVHAPTRLQAPVQWSAKQRYSWDRVPGANRYQILARTARYSSDMPTKPYWYAVRTVTGTSAVLETEPGRSAWYAVRALDGNHHRGEMRTLVRTSRETTPAQWEIGSGWRKVTDAGYHAGYAYRTARDGARIKVGGVRQASQVRVVAPTGPGYGRVRVIHAGSSVGVIDLSGASSDHTVFTVHLASRRSGGVALETIGSGEVRVSGIALVRDF